A single window of Toxotes jaculatrix isolate fToxJac2 chromosome 4, fToxJac2.pri, whole genome shotgun sequence DNA harbors:
- the pvalb7 gene encoding parvalbumin-7 yields the protein MPMTDLLKAEEIKKALDAFAAEKFDPKKFFEMVGMKAMSAENVKKVFQVLDVDGSGFIEEEELKFVLKGFSKDGRDLTDDETKSFLKAADKDGDGKIGIDEFEALVHE from the exons ATGCCGATGACAGATCTGTTGAAAGCTGAGGAGATCAAGAAAGCTCTTGATGCCTTCGCAG CAGAAAAATTCGATCCTAAAAAGTTCTTTGAAATGGTGGGAATGAAGGCCATGTCAGCCGAAAACGTCAAGAAGGTCTTCCAGGTTCTGGATGTGGACGGTAGTGGATTCATTGAGGAAGAGGAGCTCAA GTTTGTACTGAAGGGCTTTTCCAAGGACGGCAGAGACCTGACTGACGATGAGACAAAATCATTCCTCAAAGCAGCAGACAAAGATGGAGATGGCAAGATCGGCATTGACg AGTTTGAGGCCTTGGTGCATGAGTAG